In the genome of Phoenix dactylifera cultivar Barhee BC4 unplaced genomic scaffold, palm_55x_up_171113_PBpolish2nd_filt_p 001243F, whole genome shotgun sequence, the window AGTGAGGTCCCATCTTCCCTTGCCCTCTGGCTCCGGGAGCTTCCAGCTGCCCCCCTTGTCTCAGGCCCGCCGAAATCAGCTGTCAGCAGGGTGTGAGGTGGCGGCCCTAGGTTTGCATGGTTGAGGGTCCCTCAGTGAGGTCCCATCTTCTCCTGCCCTCTGGCTCCGAGAGCTTCCAGCTGCCCCCCTTCCCCTGCCACTGCGCCTGGCCTTGCCACATGGGCGTGAGGTGGCGCTCCCTCTGCCGGCCAGCTGTGGCCCTGTCACTTCCCTTCTCAGCATGAGGTGGCAACCCCTTCATGGTTGCCACCCTATCAGTACTGCCCATATAGTAAAATTGGGCCCAACCCCCCTAACTGGGCCTTAAAATATTGGGCCCAGCTGGTAGTGGGCCCGGAGATTACAGTTTCCATTCAAAATACATATTGCCtggaatatatacatatattacaAATTGGAGTGTGGAATTCATCAAACCAATGTGTAATCTGGGTTTGGTAAAGAGTGCTACGTTATTGATTTGGAAACTCTATGATTACTCTGTTAGCAATATATTATCTGAATAATGAATCTAAAATTACAGTTAATAGAAACTCtcaaaagaaataatatatatatatatatatatatatatatattattcggcgtcaaaataaatctattttagcataatagaaatttattgtagcacaaaataaatctattcatttaataCATTTGAATCATAAAATTGCAAATCCTACAGATCTACTTCTGTTTCTCgtccttattctactagagctactagctataccaCTATCTACTTTAGTCCTAAGTGGAAAGGtatcttcaaaatatgttgcatctctggcttctatgatAGTGTTGTTACCAATATCACTTTCTTCATAATTAATCATcagaaatctattggcattactattggctgTATATCCTATGAATATAGCATCCACTGTTTTAGgtcctattttctttcttttacaaTTAGGTATTTTCACTTTTCCCAAGCAccccacacttttaaatagctaagattaggttttctatatttccaaacttcatatggggttagatTATTATTTTTAGGGAGAATCCTATTGagtatataacaggctgaaatTAGAGCTTTCCTCCACAAATTCTTTggtactcctgagcttataagcatggagttaACCATGTCCATTAAAATcatattcttcctttctgctactccatttgattggagagaatagggtgcagtcatttcatgaatgattccataatcttcacaaaattgagttatgtcatttgatgtatattcacctccccgatccgatctaagaattttaattttttttctcttgttggTTCTTAGCTTCGAtcttaaaaatcttaaatttgcTAAGCACCTCATCCTTAGTTTTAATTAGGTAGATATAACAGAACTTGGATTGATCATCTATATAGGTCACAAAATATCTATTACCTCCCTTAGAAGTTCTATCCGAATCACAAATATTACTATAGATCAACCCTAATCAATCTGAATCCCTATTAACAGATTTAAAagtattataaatattattctTGTGTCAAGTAGAGCCTCTATATTATAAGTATTATTCTTGTGTCCAGTAGATGTTTTACTCCTGAGCCTATGCTATGTTCCTATTCTAATGGAGTTTaaaacttgggttagggtgagacctccttgggtatggctcaAAATCTTAGCAAAATCAGATCAGGAAttaggtagtttatctatcagacaggctacttggaatgattcatccaaattggttccattagcactaagctggtggatcaggagttcaaaatcatggatttggtcattcataggctttgagtccaccatcctaaagttattgaagtcggaggccttgaacctcttcACCACAGCATCATCGAGaccatatttgctttctagggTATTCCAaagttctttggcactcttggctgtgtaataAATGTCATACAGCCTCTTAGAAAGGGCACCTAGGATTCTATGGATGTAATGATAGTCTATTTCATCAAGTGTCCTAGGGGGTGTGCTGGTGGAGGCGGAAGTTCGGTGTGGGAGGAGGATGAATTTCGGTTTGAGTTTTGGCGAGTAGCATATCGTAAAGTAGTTAGGTTGGACCCGTTATCAACTTCAGTGGTGCTctcacctatggctgagattaaccctaatgtggtgagctACAACCACATTTGGTTCTGCCATCTTCTAAAGTTATGGctatcaaatttttcaggtttggcactaaggtggtcactagtgtttgaggccataggTTCAAAGTTATAGAGAAGGGATAGAAACCTGAATGAAGGCAAAAGTCCACGTCAAAATATTGCACTAAAATTaatattgaattttgaatgtctagttgatatatccaaaaaataatagccagatcagctccaaatcggtggtggagcactaggctcacttaagtaccagcctttcttaggcatgtATGCCtttttcacaagcttttctttgacactattagttagtggatataattactagaaatcacacaaattcaatttttagaaaagcctaagtgcaaatttaaatttgttgttatgaattaaccaattttcaattttttcgtttgaatttttcgaattagtaataattgattactaattttgtgctagtaGATCaaatattgtaattgagatctaaaatgtcaattcaacgaattataagatttattatcttattagaataattgattactaattttgtgctaataaatcaattattttaattgagaactaaaatgtcaattcaatgaattatgagatttattaccttattagaataattgattaccaattttgtgctagcaaatcaattattgtaattgagatctaaaatatcaattcaatgaattataataaGCCCTCAAAACCTCACTATTTGTAGAAGCCCCTACGTCTTCCTTCCTTCTTGAACGCTCCCTCTTAGACCCAGAAGCTGCCAGATCTCGGCACCCCATCGGTGTCGCCGAAGAAGATGCTCGTAGCTCCTCCCTAAAGCTAGGTAAGCTCCCGACCACctcatctttcttcttccctgCCTTCTATCCTCCCAATTTACTCGGgataacagagagagagagagaggaagaaagaaagaaagaaaagaagaaaaagaagagagggaaggggGGATTTACCTGTGTGCGGCAGCAAGCGTCGCCGGCGCCGCTGGTCCTCGCCGTGGGCTCTTCTTCTCCTGAGCTCTCTCTTCTCCATGGGAGGAAGAGAGGGCCGGCCACCGCAGCCGTAGCCGGTGCCACCGGTCCCCCCCCCCATTGCGGGCCAACTTTGAGTCTGTTTAGCCGTATTTGGGTTTGTTGGGCTATGTTTAATAGTATTTTTGATACGAACCTAATAGGAGGATAGGAAGGAAGAAGTCTAATCTCTCCGCCACAAGAAGATGGTTCGCTGTGTTGCCAAACTGACAGACGATCTCATGGTGGAGATCCTTTCTCGTCTGCCGACCAAGTCCTTTTTCCGGTTTCAATGCGTCTCCAAGTCCTGGCTCGCCCTTTCATCTGATCCCTACTATCAGAATAACTTCCCTCGTGCTGCATCTGGCCTCTTCGTCGATGTCCCTTATGGAGACATGACCGCTTTCGGGCACCGGAGGCGTATCCAATATATTAGCCTCTCAAACAACGATGACGATCTTGCCATCAACACCTCTCTCAGTTTCTTGCGCAAGTTATGGAATATGGAGGTGATATGGAATATGGAGGTGATCAGCTCCTCCAATGGGCTGCTCCTCTGCCGCTCGTGGTGGTGGGTCCGAAAAATCTGCCGCATAACTACATCCCTCTACGTCTGCAATCCCGCCACTAAAGAGTGGACTGTCCTCCCTGGAGGAGAGATCACCAGGTACCTTGCTTTGGGCTTCGAACCTCGCGTCTCCCACCACTACCATGTCCTCGGCTTCGACAGGATCGCTAGGCTTAGGATCTTCTCGACTAGGACAAACCAGTGGGTCGACAGCGAAGTCTCTAATTTCAAAGAGTATCGCAGCCCACAGGCTACTTTCACCAATGGGATTTTCTATGTTACATACGGTctaaaccaagtcttgggaatTGATCCAGAGGGAAAGGTTTGCCACAGAGTCGAGCTGCCTGAATCCGATTACGTGTACCGTGACTACCGTCTCAGGGGGTTATTTGCATTATATGCTGCGAAGCAAGGGTGAGATAAATGTGTGGATGCTTAAGGACTACTGTCATGTCGATTGGATCTTCAAGCATTGTATTAACGTCAGAGCCATGTTACAGAAACATGGGATCCCTGAAACACCCTATGTTTATGTCACAGAATTTCATCCAGATGTGGATGCTATTTTCCTTCGAATAGATGGCAACATCTTCTCATATCACTTAAATAGTGGTAGATTGGAAGAAGTCTACAACTTGCCTCGTACAAGCGATCTAGGATGTGTTGCGTATTCACCCACTAATCGAAGGGGTTTGGTGATGAGGTTGTCTGATGGGATGGACGACGGACAGATTTATGAACGACTCATGGCAACATATCATAGCATGTTAGAGGTTCGTAAAATTTACTATCGGTtgtctttttgtttttagagattGAACATCCTGCCTTCATGGTTTAAATTGTGAAGACATTTATCAATCCTGGAATATATGTTATTATATGTGGAATCAGCTCACCTTCATCATCATTATTGTTTTGCCTTGAGAAGGAATAATAATTTGACTTAGCTTTtgattgatgcaggagcatgagCCCGAGTCATGATGGACGTACGTCGAGTTTGAATCTTTACTTGGAAGTGCCCAAAAACACATTGAGTTCATGATTTCCAGCATTTAATTatattggattgagtctattttttattttggtttaTTAGGTCATATTGTGTTCTTTCATTTTGGGTTTGTTTGAGTTCTTGTTTTGAGTTTGTAATTtgctaatttgtatttgatgattgagTCCATTTTAGTTTAGTATGGACATGTAGTTTGAGTTTATTTACGTTTTGTTGGCGAGCTTGTTTGCATTGGGTCCTTAAATTGGTTTATAATTGCTGAATTATGATAGTTGGGATTGAGTCCTTGTCATTGAGTGCCTTGTGGCAATCAGTTGGCTGAAGATTAGGAGGCGTGGAAGAGAGATTCATGCCCCAAGGAAGGGTCCTCCTTTCACTAGAAAATCTTCATGTGTGATGATCTATCCTTGCTGATTTTTAGGGATCCTTATCTCCATGAATTGGCGTCCCTTTGACGAGTTCTACTTGGAGAAGGACTCACATCACGTGAAGGGGAGAAATAACCCTCAACGCATGAACAAGTCAACCGtgaaggaagaaaatcagatggCGCCTTTAGGCGTGAAGATCCTAGAAGATTTTCCTTAACGTGTGGAGTGTTTTGACTTTGTCAAATCCTACTTTGGTTAGGGGTCCTATTAGTCTCTAGTATTTGAATTTAGTTATTAACCTAAATCTAAGTTTGAATCATGTAATGCGATCCCTATTTTGTTCCAACGCCCCATCTATTTTAAAGGTGGATGTTGAAGAATAAAGGAGAATTAATTTTAGTTTTCAATTGCTCTTGTGATCTAGAGGCGAGACGCTTCTTTTTCCTACTTTTGTGAGACTCCAAAGATTCCTTTCTTCCTCAGTGATATGCCGAAAAATTCTTGAGTTTAGAATAGAGGTGAGACTCTTCTATTCAGCCTATAGTTATCTTGTTACCATCAAAACCGCAGCACCTTTCATTGTTCCTTGTTCCACCCGCCAACCTTCATCATGCCATAGCTCTAATCCCTTAAACACCCAATCATCACAAAGTCCTTCAAGTTTCAGATCTAAACCATAAGCCCAATCCCTTCCTCCCACATCCTGACCCAAATTAGCTTTGGGTCCAACCAATTTCAGCGATCATCCACCAAAAACTCAGCATCACCCACCCCCGTTTTGCGTCATCGATTCTATTATATGCTTCATTCTAATTAATCTCTTGTGACATGAAAAACTAATGAACAACATGTCAAACAGATATTGCCATGTGGCTCTATACTCCTCTgctgtttttattctttctgtTCAAAATATATACCACCTAGCATACATTGATGTACATGAATTACAAATTGGAGTTTGAGCTGATCGGACCGATGTGTATCAGATATGATCTGGGTTTCATAACAGTGCTACTTTATTGATTTTGGAAACACTATTAGC includes:
- the LOC120108264 gene encoding F-box protein At5g07610-like, translating into MVRCVAKLTDDLMVEILSRLPTKSFFRFQCVSKSWLALSSDPYYQNNFPRAASGLFVDVPYGDMTAFGHRRRIQYISLSNNDDDLAINTSLSFLRKLWNMEVIWNMEVISSSNGLLLCRSWWWVRKICRITTSLYVCNPATKEWTVLPGGEITRYLALGFEPRVSHHYHVLGFDRIARLRIFSTRTNQWVDSEVSNFKEYRSPQATFTNGIFYVTYGLNQVLGIDPEGKVCHRVELPESDYVYRDYRLRGLFALYAAKQG